Proteins encoded by one window of Capra hircus breed San Clemente chromosome 8, ASM170441v1, whole genome shotgun sequence:
- the TMEM246 gene encoding transmembrane protein 246, translating into MSTSTSPAAMLLRRLRRLSWGSTAVQLFILTVVTFGLLAPLACHRLLHSYFYLRHWHLNQMSQEFLQQSLKEGEAALHYFEELPSANGSVPIVWQATPRPWLVITIITVDRQPGFHYVLQVVSQFHRLLQQCGPQCEGHQLFLCNVERSVSHFDAKLLSKYVPVANRYEGTEDDYGDDPSTNSFEKEKQDYVYCLESSLQTYNPDYVLMVEDDAVPEEQIFPVLEHLLRARFSEPHLQDALYLKLYHPERLQHYINPEPMRILEWVGVGMLLGPLLTWIYMRFASRPGFSWPVMLFFSLYSMGLVELVGRHYFLELRRLSPSLYSVVPASQCCTPAMLFPAPAARRTLTYLSQVYCHKGFGKDMALYSLLRAKGERAYVVEPNLVKHIGLFSSLRYNFHPSLL; encoded by the coding sequence ATGAGCACGTCAACCTCTCCAGCTGCCATGCTCCTCCGGAGGCTGAGGCGGCTCTCCTGGGGCAGCACCGCTGTCCAGCTCTTCATCTTAACTGTGGTGACCTTTGGTCTGCTGGCCCCGCTGGCCTGTCACCGGCTTCTGCACTCTTACTTCTACCTGCGCCACTGGCATCTGAACCAAATGAGCCAAGAGTTCCTGCAGCAAAGCCTGAAAGAAGGTGAAGCTGCCCTGCACTACTTTGAGGAGCTGCCCTCTGCCAACGGCTCGGTGCCCATCGTCTGGCAGGCCACACCACGGCCCTGGCtggtcatcaccatcatcactgtgGACAGGCAGCCTGGCTTCCACTACGTCCTGCAGGTGGTGTCCCAGTTCCACCGGCTCCTTCAACAGTGTGGCCCCCAGTGCGAGGGGCACCAACTCTTCCTGTGCAACGTGGAGCGGAGTGTGAGCCATTTCGATGCCAAGCTGCTGTCCAAGTATGTCCCCGTGGCCAACCGCTATGAGGGCACCGAGGATGACTATGGCGATGACCCTTCCACCAACTCGTTTGAGAAAGAGAAGCAGGACTACGTCTATTGTCTGGAATCCTCCCTGCAGACCTACAACCCAGACTACGTCCTGATGGTGGAAGATGATGCCGTCCCAGAGGAGCAGATCTTTCCAGTCCTGGAACACCTTCTGCGGGCTCGCTTCTCTGAGCCCCACCTCCAAGATGCCCTCTATCTGAAGCTCTATCACCCCGAGAGGCTCCAGCACTACATCAACCCGGAGCCCATGCGTATCCTGGAGTGGGTCGGTGTCGGCATGTTGCTGGGGCCCTTACTAACCTGGATATACATGCGGTTTGCCAGCCGCCCGGGGTTTAGCTGGCCTGTCATGCTCTTCTTCTCCTTGTACAGCATGGGTCTGGTGGAGCTGGTGGGCCGCCACTACTTCTTGGAGCTGCGGCGGCTGAGTCCTTCCCTGTACAGCGTGGTCCCCGCTTCACAGTGTTGCACCCCTGCCATGCTCTTCCCTGCCCCTGCGGCCCGCCGGACCCTCACCTACCTGTCCCAGGTTTACTGCCACAAGGGCTTTGGCAAGGACATGGCACTGTACTCACTGTTGAGGGCCAAGGGGGAACGGGCCTATGTGGTGGAGCCCAATCTCGTGAAACACATTGGACTTTTCTCCAGCCTTCGGTACAACTTTCACCCCAGTCTGCTCTAG